From the Chryseobacterium sp. G0201 genome, the window AAAGAGTTATCAACAATTGGTTAAAGAGATCATTGTTGAGACTCATTTGATGGAATATATTGCGAAAATCATTGTAAACACAAGAGAGAACCAGTTTTTATATTTGGGAGCTTCGCCGAGAGCAAGTTTAGCATTATTAACCGCTTCAAAATCTTTTGCAGCATTAAGAGGACGAGATTTTGTAACTCCGGAAGACATCAAAGAAGCAAGTTACGCAGTTTTGAGGCACAGAGTAATTGTTTCGCCGGAAAGAGAAATGGAAGGTTTAACTGCTGATGAAATTATACGCCAAATATTAGAAGGAATAGAAATTCCGAGGTAGGTTGCATATAAAAGGTTGCAGGTTATAGTTTACAGATTCAAGGTTAAAGTTTTTAAGTTATGGCAAATTTTAAAGAATTATTGGTTTGGCAGAAGTCTATTAATTTTGTTACTGAAATTTATAGGACGACAGAAAGTTTTCCTAAAGATGAAACCTTTGGGTTGAAATCTCAGATCAGGAGAGCATCGGTTTCAATACCTTCAAATATTGCAGAAGGAAACTCAAGAAGAAGTAAACCTGATTATCTGCAATTTCTAAAGATTTCTAGAGGAAGTTGTGCAGAAGTTGAAACGCAATTAATTATTTCAAAAAACCTCAACTTTTTAAATGAAAACGAATATTTACAATTAAATCAGAATATTATAGAAATTTCAAAAATGTTAAACGGACTTATTAACTCTTTAAAATAAAACTTTAAAACATTCACCCAAGCCTATAACCTAAAATCAACTACCTGCAACCAAATAAATGAAAAACTTATACATCAATACACGCTTTTTTTTCGCACTCATTGGAGTGGGGATCCTTTATGTTTTTGCGTTTTTCTTTCCGATTTTAATGGTTGTTGCGCATAGTGTTTTGGTCTTGTGTTTTCTTGCGGTGATGGTTGATTATTTATTAATTTTTAACCAAAAAGACGGCATTTTGGCACAAAGAGTCTTACCAGAGAAATTATCCAACGGTGACGAGAATCCTGTAAAAATTGATATAAAAAATAATTACAGTTTTAAGATCAATGCTAAAATTATTGATGAAATTCCGTTTCAGTTTCAAAAGAGAGATTTTTTAATTAAAAAACTGATCGAATCCGGGCGAAATACTTATTTTCAATATACTTTAGAACCAAAAGAAAGAGGAGAATATAATTTTGGAAGCTTAAATATTTATGCTTCATCGCCAATAGGTTTTATTTCTAAAAGATTTAGGTTTCAAAAAGATGCTAATTTA encodes:
- a CDS encoding four helix bundle protein, whose amino-acid sequence is MANFKELLVWQKSINFVTEIYRTTESFPKDETFGLKSQIRRASVSIPSNIAEGNSRRSKPDYLQFLKISRGSCAEVETQLIISKNLNFLNENEYLQLNQNIIEISKMLNGLINSLK